TCCAGCGGAATGCTGGACTGGCGTGTCATCGGGGAGCCGCTGGGGCCGAGGCCGATAACGATGGCGCCCTGCTGCTTGGCCATTTCCATGGAGCGCAACAGCGAGGAGGTGCGACCGCTCTGGGAGATGGCGACCACTACGTCCCCGGGCTCCATGCTCATCGCCGACATGCTCTGCATGTGGTGGTCGGAGTGGGCGGCGGTGGCCATCTGCAGGCGGAAGAATTTGTGCTGGGCGTCGGCGGCGACCGCCCCGGAGGCGCCGAAGCCGAAGAATTCCACGCGTTTAGAGGCGGCAATGGCGGCCACGGCGGCTTCCAGCGCGCGCCCGTCGATCTTGTCGCGCACATTGAGCAAGGTGTCGACGGTGGAGTCGAAGACCTTGCGCTTGTATTCGGCGATGGTGTCGGTCTCGGTAACCGCGATCTGGCCAAAGCTGGGGCTGGAGGCGAGCTGTTGCGCGAGGTTGAGCTTGAATTCCTGAAAGCCGGAACAGCCGACGGCGCGGCAGAAACGCACCACGGTGGGCTCGCTCACCTGGGCCTCGGTGGCAAGATCCACTATG
This genomic interval from Microbulbifer sp. Q7 contains the following:
- the hexR gene encoding transcriptional regulator HexR, with the protein product MKPAEVTQRISEQLSSMRKSERKVAEYILANPGEIIHMRIVDLATEAQVSEPTVVRFCRAVGCSGFQEFKLNLAQQLASSPSFGQIAVTETDTIAEYKRKVFDSTVDTLLNVRDKIDGRALEAAVAAIAASKRVEFFGFGASGAVAADAQHKFFRLQMATAAHSDHHMQSMSAMSMEPGDVVVAISQSGRTSSLLRSMEMAKQQGAIVIGLGPSGSPMTRQSSIPLEVDVEEDIELYTPLSSRIAHLVVIDVLAIGVAQRKGPQLQEHLLKLKKGLYNLREEKH